In a genomic window of Erigeron canadensis isolate Cc75 chromosome 5, C_canadensis_v1, whole genome shotgun sequence:
- the LOC122601528 gene encoding protein ALP1-like has product MLNTFVTLIEDEEAEAKSSRMAIRPKIPRRTITRNHVEASTRLYNHYFAPQPIFPADYFRRRFRMPKEMFLRIVNDIYNFDAVQPLPPHFAFFHNAPTDAVGRPTLNIFQKCTSAIRQLAYGSTVDQLDEYLEMGAQTSADSLNSFYKCVVQLYHAEFLRKPTQEDVNHVTAKYEAVHGFPGMLGIVDCMHWAWRNCPTAWQDQYTRGDKGHPTIMLEAVASYDLWLWHAYFGPAGSNNDINVLNESDLFDQLLQDRAPAVNFTVNGQQFTKGYYLADGIYPEWATLVKSFKCPMDPKTSKFKRFQESARKDMERAFGVLQGRWRILQQGARPLSINKIKRIMYTCVLLHNMVVKYNGRAISPLDLELIPDNPPTRSWDERVDIQLCMTWELRDRATHNRLRGALVEHIWNLPENKRER; this is encoded by the coding sequence ATGTTAAACACTTTCGTTACTTTAATCGAAGATGAAGAAGCAGAAGCAAAGAGCTCGAGAATGGCAATCAGACCAAAAATACCGAGACGAACAATAACCAGAAACCATGTGGAAGCCTCCACACGTTTATACAATCATTACTTTGCCCCGCAACCCATTTTTCCTGCCGATTATTTTAGAAGGCGTTTTCGAATGCCGAAAGAAATGTTTCTTCGTATAGTGAAcgatatatataactttgacgCCGTACAACCATTACCGCCCCACTTTGCATTCTTCCACAACGCTCCAACCGACGCTGTGGGTCGCCCGACgttaaacatttttcaaaaatgtacttcCGCTATACGCCAACTGGCTTATGGTTCTACAGTCGACCAGTTAGATGAATACCTCGAAATGGGTGCTCAAACGTCTGCCGATTCGTTGAACTCCTTCTACAAATGTGTTGTTCAATTATATCACGCCGAGTTTTTGAGAAAACCAACACAAGAAGATGTTAACCACGTGACCGCTAAATATGAGGCGGTACACGGTTTTCCGGGTATGCTTGGAATCgttgattgtatgcattgggCTTGGAGAAACTGCCCAACGGCATGGCAAGACCAATACACTCGTGGTGACAAAGGACATCCGACGATTATGCTTGAAGCAGTTGCTTCGTATGATTTGTGGCTTTGGCATGCTTACTTTGGACCCGCCGGTTCGAACAATGACATCAACGTCCTTAATGAATCTGACTTGTTCGACCAGCTTCTCCAAGATAGAGCTCCTGCGGTAAATTTCACCGTTAATGGCCAACAGTTTACAAAGGGTTATTATCTAGCTGATGGTATTTATCCAGAATGGGCTAcacttgtcaagtctttcaaGTGTCCCATGGACCCTAAGACCTCTAAATTCAAACGCTTCCAAGAGTCTGCAAGAAAAGACATGGAGCGTGCTTTTGGGGTACTTCAAGGCCGATGGAGAATCCTTCAACAGGGTGCGCGTCCATTAagtattaacaaaattaaacgcATCATGTACACTTGTGTGTTGTTGCACAACATGGTCGTTAAATATAACGGGCGTGCAATCAGTCCTTTGGATTTGGAGCTAATTCCCGATAACCCGCCAACGCGTTCTTGGGACGAACGTGTTGACATTCAGTTATGTATGACATGGGAGTTACGTGATAGGGCGACACACAACCGTCTAAGAGGCGCCCTAGTCGAGCACATTTGGAACTTGCCGGAAAACAAACGTGAACGTTGa
- the LOC122602331 gene encoding F-box protein At3g07870-like: MSSFSSSMQDLPEHVTIDILLRLPVKKIIHCKCVCKKWHNIVSDPYFADLHLLRSPKGLMIHHNSERDNRTGHLKPGILKWVEIEDEPDHHNLQHDPVMSLDLNLATIFQKTQILPVGSVNGLICLWQFGPKVDNTYICNPITREYMILPRQRYYRKGYAIIVYGFGVTLKTNEYKVVRTFQGNIPPDPTSGSRPSLLEAEVYTLGMGHWRSLGQVPFWCSGFDGPSLNGHAHWIVIDRDSPEKLCAFDFDTETFKLFPSPPCEYIEESYNHYISLGVLKGCLCQADTFDSQLTIWVMKEYGVKESWHKEVVIKESISPDLDWLMWEPVYVIESLKNGTILIVFRRDKLLVYCPHKNVVQDTRIFDRYLTGMIYCPSFLKLQHFRLERVHVF, from the coding sequence ATGTCTTCTTTCAGTTCATCTATGCAAGACTTACCGGAACATGTAACAATCGATATTCTACTAAGGCTTCCAGTCAAGAAAATTATCCACTGCAAGTGTGTATGCAAGAAGTGGCATAATATAGTTTCGGACCCTTACTTTGCTGATCTTCATCTTTTGAGATCACCTAAAGGACTTATGATTCATCATAACTCCGAAAGAGATAATAGGACCGGTCACCTTAAACCGGGTATCTTAAAatgggtagaaattgaagacgAACCTGATCATCACAATTTACAACACGACCCCGTCATGAGCCTTGACCTCAATCTTGCAACCATTTTCCAAAAAACTCAAATACTTCCAGTCGGGTCAGTCAACGGCTTGATATGCTTGTGGCAATTTGGTCCTAAAGTTGATAACACTTACATATGCAATCCAATCACGAGAGAATACATGATTCTTCCTAGGCAAAGATACTATAGAAAAGGTTATGCCATAATTGTGTATGGTTTTGGAGTCACGTTGAAGACAAACGAATACAAGGTGGTACGGACTTTTCAAGGGAATATACCCCCTGATCCTACCTCAGGATCTCGGCCAAGTCTATTAGAAGCCGAGGTTTACACCCTAGGGATGGGCCATTGGAGGAGTCTTGGTCAGGTCCCTTTCTGGTGTAGTGGATTTGACGGTCCTTCTTTAAATGGGCATGCTCATTGGATTGTAATCGATCGAGACTCTCCTGAAAAGCTTTGTGCCTTTGATTTTGACACTGAGACGTTTAAGTTGTTTCCATCTCCTCCTTGTGAATACATAGAAGAAAGCTATAACCATTACATAAGTTTGGGAGTCCTGAAGGGTTGCTTATGTCAAGCTGATACGTTTGATTCTCAACTCACGATTTGGGTGATGAAGGAATACGGGGTGAAAGAATCTTGGCATAAAGAGGTGGTGATCAAGGAAAGTATTAGCCCAGATCTTGATTGGCTGATGTGGGAGCCTGTTTATGTAatagaaagtttaaaaaatggAACAATTTTGATTGTATTTCGCAGGGACAAATTGCTGGTCTACTGTCCTCACAAGAATGTTGTTCAAGACACGAGGATTTTTGATCGCTACTTAACTGGAATGATATATTGTCCAAGCTTTCTTAAGCTCCAACACTTCAGATTAGAGAGAGTCCATGTGTTTTGA
- the LOC122602288 gene encoding F-box protein SNE-like, with the protein MLQIHNNNKYDRCQTKLQKHKFPINDHVDILIEILQLLDGKSLGMAACVCKQWCSIVRNDSLWEHLCFKNLSPPRVRSVVVALGGYRRLYMVCIRPVVSRLKIRRVGESLLWNRNEVEVLLSLFCVEYYERLLEGGVIGYESQEKSLKFLCEAVNVVGT; encoded by the coding sequence ATGCTGCAAATtcataacaataacaaatatgaCCGATGCCAAACCAAACTACAAAAACACAAATTTCCTATAAACGATCACGTAGATATACTAATCGAAATATTACAATTGTTGGATGGTAAGTCATTAGGCATGGCCGCATGTGTCTGCAAACAATGGTGTTCCATTGTTCGCAACGATTCATTATGGGAAcatttatgtttcaaaaactTGTCTCCCCCTCGTGTTCGTTCAGTTGTTGTGGCACTTGGCGGGTATCGAAGACTCTACATGGTTTGTATACGTCCCGTGGTAAGTAGACTCAAGATAAGGAGAGTTGGTGAGTCTTTGTTGTGGAACCGAAACGAGGTGGAAGTATTATTGTCTTTGTTTTGTGTCGAGTATTATGAGAGATTGTTGGAGGGTGGGGTGATCGGATACGAGTCGCAAGAAAAGTCACTCAAGTTTCTATGCGAGGCTGTGAATGTTGTTGGTACGTAA
- the LOC122601530 gene encoding probable serine/threonine-protein kinase WNK4: MDSEVMALMHETMNLKLKQDQFEEDDDVVERCYLNNRYVRNNEVVEKRPFKTVYKGFDEVGGVEVAWNQVKIILDDDNQDSMQSSKNLEKVYSEVRLLNTLRHHNVVKSHVTWMDEEKKTLNMITESFTSGSLREFRMKHKLIDLKAVKNWARQILGGLVYLHSQEPPIIHGDLSCDNIFVNGCRGEVKIGDIGLASFTRSRALDFMAPEFFEEKYDELVDIYSFGMCILEVVTCEHPYSECKGDQSEIREKVTSGVKPLCLSKVRDLQVKEFIEKCLVPAAQRLSAKELLKDPCLAEGCINKEVLVPRLEDFFGDMQLSDDNMVSLGSSCVKKDDGGPSCVLSEELPCVDEKKDLDVKKEKNEEKFVTIKLRVVDVDGNGHNIEFPFNLDAEDPHETAKDMIEEVGIIHEDVDTLADRIKDEILKLVPTWRPSFGKSSYTGDSTKSSSGVSFSSCSSITSSCSSWSEHSLEERIQELETELERYREAANTR, from the coding sequence ATGGATTCTGAAGTGATGGCTTTGATGCATGAGACCATGAATCTGAAACTAAAACAAGATCAGTTTGAAGAAGACGATGACGTCGTAGAAAGATGTTATCTTAATAATCGTTACGTTAGGAATAACGAAGTAGTAGAGAAACGTCCATTCAAGACGGTATACAAAGGATTCGATGAAGTTGGAGGAGTTGAAGTTGCATGGAACCAAGTCAAGATCATCCTAGATGATGATAATCAAGATTCCATGCAATCTTCAAAGAATTTGGAGAAAGTTTATTCTGAGGTTCGGTTGTTGAACACATTAAGGCATCACAACGTAGTTAAGTCGCACGTTACATGGATGGATGAGGAAAAGAAAACGCTTAACATGATTACTGAATCGTTTACTTCGGGGAGTTTGAGGGAATTTCGAATGAAACACAAACTTATTGATTTGAAAGCTGTTAAGAATTGGGCTAGACAGATTCTTGGAGGGTTGGTTTATCTTCATAGTCAAGAACCGCCGATCATTCATGGAGATTTAAGTTGTGACAATATTTTCGTCAATGGATGTCGTGGAGAAGTGAAAATTGGAGATATAGGGTTAGCAAGTTTTACACGTAGCCGGGCTCTTGATTTTATGGCACCGGAGTTCTTTGAAGAGAAGTATGATGAACTTGTTGACATATATTCGTTTGGAATGTGCATATTAGAGGTTGTTACGTGTGAGCATCCGTATAGCGAATGCAAAGGTGATCAATCAGAGATACGTGAGAAAGTTACTTCTGGTGTAAAGCCGCTTTGTCTTTCAAAAGTCAGGGATCTACAAGTGAAGGAGTTCATAGAGAAGTGTTTGGTCCCTGCGGCTCAACGATTGTCGGCAAAAGAGTTGTTAAAAGACCCTTGTCTTGCCGAAGGATGTATAAACAAGGAGGTACTTGTGCCAAGACTTGAAGATTTTTTCGGCGATATGCAGCTTAGTGACGACAATATGGTGTCATTGGGTAGTTCATGTGTAAAGAAGGATGATGGCGGCCCATCGTGTGTTTTGTCAGAAGAACTTCCGTGTGTTGATGAGAAAAAGGATCTTGATGTGAAAAAAGAGAAGAATGAAGAAAAGTTTGTGACAATAAAGTTGAGAGTGGTTGATGTTGATGGAAATGGGCATAATATTGAATTTCCATTCAActtggatgctgaagatccacATGAAACTGCGAAAGATATGATTGAAGAAGTTGGCATAATTCATGAAGATGTTGATACCTTAGCAGACCGGATCAAGGATGAAATCTTGAAATTGGTTCCGACATGGAGACCCTCTTTTGGTAAATCTAGTTACACGGGTGATTCGACGAAGAGCTCATCAGGAGTGTCATTTTCCAGTTGTTCTAGCATCACAAGTAGTTGCTCCAGTTGGTCTGAACATTCTTTAGAGGAAAGGATACAGGAACTTGAAACTGAATTAGAGCGTTACAGAGAAGCTGCAAATACGAGATAG
- the LOC122601529 gene encoding probable serine/threonine-protein kinase WNK4 produces the protein MEQFSRKKSLWVNGLALLKIEKELWRIFLGLRERVTPSHSASGGNDKSQLQIYSESGPLCKEFSVRRVHEAGFTVDMKVASMLVDGRWNWPINWERNRRMVNGEERDERAVTECICEAVRMRLMGLKVKKTMNVIKEYKKRDNVVKSYVTWVDEEKKTLNMITESFTLGSLREFRMKHKSIDLKAVKNWARQILGGLVYLHSQQPPIIHGDLSCDNIFFNGCRGEVKIGDTGLASFTRSRALDFMAPEFFEEKYDELVDTYSFGMCILEVVTCEHPYSECKGDQSEIHEKVTSGVKPLCLSKVRDLQVKEFKEKCLVPAAQRLSAKELLKDPYLAEGCINKEVLEPRLEDFFGDMQLSDDNMVSLGSSCVKKDDGGPSCVLSEELPCVDEKKDLDVKKEKNEEKFVTIKLRVVDVDGNGHNIEFPFNLDAEDPHETAKDMIEEVGIIHEDVDTLADRIKDEILKLVPTWRPSLVNLVTRVIRRRAHQECHFPVVLASQVVAPVGLNIL, from the exons ATGGAGCAATTCTCAAGAAAGAAGAGTCTTTGGGTTAATGGGTTAGCACTGTTAAAAATTGAGAAAGAGTTGTGGAGGATTTTCTTGGGGTTAAGAGAAAGAGTTACACCCTCACATTCAGCATCTGGTGG AAACGACAAATCCCAACTACAGATATATAGTGAGAGTGGACCATTATGTAAGGAATTTAGTGTGAGAAGAGTTCATGAAGCTGGATTTACTGTTGATATGAAAGTGGCAAGTATGCTTGTTGATGGCAGGTGGAATTGGCCAATAAATTGG GAGAGAAATAGAAGAATGGTTAATGGTGAAGAAAGAGATGAGAGAGCAGTAACTGAATGCATTTGTGAAGCTGTTAGAATGAGACTTATGGGGCTTAAGGTCAAGAAAACTATGAATGTGATAAAGGAATACAAGAAGCGGGAT AACGTAGTTAAGTCGTATGTTACTTGGGTGGATGAGGAAAAGAAAACGCTTAACATGATTACTGAATCGTTTACTCTGGGCAGTTTGAGGGAATTTCGAATGAAACACAAAAGTATTGATTTGAAGGCTGTCAAGAATTGGGCTAGACAGATTCTTGGAGGGTTGGTTTATCTTCATAGTCAACAACCGCCGATCATTCATGGAGATTTAAGTTGTGACAATATTTTCTTCAATGGATGTCGTGGAGAAGTGAAGATAGGAGATACAGGGTTAGCAAGTTTTACACGTAGCCGGGCTCTTGATTTTATGGCACCGGAGTTTTTTGAAGAGAAGTATGATGAACTTGTTGACACATATTCGTTTGGAATGTGCATATTAGAGGTTGTTACGTGTGAGCATCCGTATAGCGAATGCAAAGGTGATCAATCAGAGATACATGAGAAAGTTACTTCTGGTGTAAAGCCGCTTTGTCTTTCAAAAGTCAGGGATCTACAAGTGAAGGAGTTCAAAGAGAAGTGTTTGGTCCCTGCGGCTCAACGATTGTCAGCAAAAGAGTTGTTAAAAGACCCTTATCTTGCCGAAGGATGTATAAACAAGGAGGTACTTGAGCCAAGACTTGAAGATTTTTTCGGCGATATGCAGCTTAGTGACGACAATATGGTGTCATTGGGTAGTTCATGTGTAAAGAAGGATGATGGCGGCCCATCGTGTGTTTTGTCAGAAGAACTTCCGTGTGTTGATGAGAAAAAGGATCTCGATGTGAAAAAAGAGAAGAATGAAGAAAAGTTTGTGACAATAAAGTTGAGAGTGGTTGATGTTGATGGAAATGGGCATAATATTGAATTTCCATTCAActtggatgctgaagatccacATGAAACTGCGAAAGATATGATTGAAGAAGTTGGCATAATTCATGAAGATGTTGATACCTTAGCAGACCGGATCAAGGATGAAATCTTGAAATTGGTTCCGACATGGAGACCCTCTTTGGTAAATCTAGTTACACGGGTGATTCGACGAAGAGCTCATCAGGAGTGTCATTTTCCAGTTGTTCTAGCATCACAAGTAGTTGCTCCAGTTGGTCTGAACATTCTTTAG
- the LOC122602285 gene encoding F-box/kelch-repeat protein At3g23880-like, giving the protein MDNLPSNVMFDILSRVPVKTIIHCKCVCKRWQTIILDPYFADMHLSRSPAGLMINHNYEKDMRSSTIKPGILKWVEIEDESDYHYLHHDLLMSLDLNLGTIFQDSQILLVGSVNGLVCLWQFGPRGHDNTYICNPITREYMILPRQQYYRDGYAIIVYGFGVGLKTNEYKVVRTFQGDIPPDSTSTSRPSLLEAEVYTLGTGQWRSLGHVPYWLCGFHGPFLNGHAHWMVVDPDSPEKICAFDFDNETFKLFPSPPVENIAESRIHFRSLGVLKGCLSQSDTFDSQFTVWVMKEYRVKTSWHKQVVIKQSISPSLDWVMWEPMYLITGLKDGTILMVYYEDKLLEYCPQNQTVEDTKLFDRYLDAMAYRPSFLKLQNFRAETVHVF; this is encoded by the coding sequence ATGGATAACTTACCATCAAATGTCATGTTTGATATTCTATCTAGAGTTCCGGTCAAAACGATCATCCACTGCAAATGTGTATGCAAGAGGTGGCAGACTATTATTTTGGATCCTTACTTTGCCGATATGCACCTCTCGCGATCACCTGCAGGCCTCATGATTAATCACAATTACGAAAAAGATATGAGAAGTAGTACTATCAAACCAGGAATACTGAAGTGGGTGGAGATCGAAGACGAATCTGATTATCACTACTTGCACCATGATCTTCTCATGAGTCTTGATCTTAATCTTGGAACCATATTTCAGGACTCTCAAATCCTTCTAGTGGGATCAGTCAACGGCTTGGTATGCTTGTGGCAGTTTGGCCCTAGAGGTCACGATAACACTTACATATGCAATCCAATCACCAGAGAATATATGATACTCCCTAGGCAACAATACTATAGAGACGGCTATGCAATAATTGTTTATGGTTTTGGAGTTGGTTTAAAGACAAACGAGTACAAAGTGGTACGGACTTTTCAAGGGGATATACCACCAGATTCTACCTCAACATCTCGGCCGAGTCTATTAGAAGCCGAGGTTTACACTTTAGGGACCGGCCAATGGAGAAGCCTTGGTCATGTCCCTTATTGGCTTTGTGGATTCCACGGCCCGTTTCTTAATGGCCATGCTCATTGGATGGTTGTTGATCCGGATTCCCCTGAGAAGATTTGTGCTTTTGATTTTGACAACGAGACATTTAAGTTATTTCCATCTCCTCCTGTTGAAAATATCGCAGAGAGTCGGATACATTTTCGAAGTTTGGGAGTCCTAAAGGGTTGTCTAAGTCAATCGGATACGTTTGATTCTCAATTCACGGTATGGGTGATGAAAGAGTACCGTGTAAAGACTTCTTGGCATAAACAGGTGGTGATTAAGCAAAGTATTAGCCCTAGTCTAGACTGGGTGATGTGGGAACCCATGTATCTAATAACGGGTTTAAAAGATGGAACAATACTGATGGTCTATTATGAAGACAAACTACTCGAATATTGTCCTCAAAACCAAACAGTTGAAGACACAAAACTATTTGACCGCTACCTTGATGCTATGGCGTATCGTCCTAGCTTTCTGAAACTCCAAAATTTCAGAGCAGAGACAGTTCATGTGTTCTAA
- the LOC122602332 gene encoding F-box protein At3g07870-like, whose translation MSPVNPSMDNLPSNVMFDILSRVPVKTIIHCKCVCKRWQNIILDSYFADIHLSRSPAGLMIHHNPEKVRGGYEPGILKWVEIEDESDYHYLHHDLFMSLNLNLATIFQDSQILIVGSVNGLICLWQFGPRGHDNTYICNPITREYMILPRQQYYREGYAIIVYGFGVGLKTNEYKVIRTFQGNILPDPTSVSRPRLLEAEVYTLGTGQWRSLGHVPYWNDGFLGPFSNGHTHWCVLDPDSPEKICAFDFDNETFKLFPSPPVETIAESQIHFRSLGVLKGCLSQSDTFDSQFTIWVMKEYGIKSSWHREVVIKQSISPELDWVMWEPMYLLEGLKDGTILMIYKENTLLSYCNCSKTVEDRSIFEPQFTRLAYHPSFLKLLDFKSEKVHVF comes from the coding sequence ATGTCTCCAGTCAACCCATCTATGGATAACTTACCATCAAATGTCATGTTTGATATTCTATCCAGAGTTCCGGTCAAAACAATCATCCACTGCAAATGTGTATGCAAGAGGTGGCAGAATATTATTTTGGACTCTTACTTCGCGGATATTCACCTCTCGAGATCACCTGCAGGCCTCATGATTCATCACAATCCTGAAAAAGTGAGAGGTGGTTACGAACCAGGAATATTGAAGTGGGTGGAGATCGAAGACGAATCTGATTATCACTACTTGCATCATGATCTTTTCATGagtcttaatcttaatcttgcAACCATATTTCAGGACTCTCAAATCCTTATAGTGGGATCAGTCAACGGCTTGATATGCTTGTGGCAGTTCGGCCCTAGAGGTCATGATAACACTTACATATGCAATCCAATCACCAGAGAATATATGATACTCCCTAGGCAACAATACTATAGAGAAGGCTATGCGATAATTGTTTATGGTTTTGGAGTTGGTTTAAAGACAAACGAATACAAAGTTATTCGTACTTTTCAAGGGAACATACTGCCTGATCCTACCTCAGTATCTCGCCCAAGGCTATTAGAAGCTGAAGTATACACCCTTGGCACGGGCCAATGGAGAAGTCTTGGACATGTCCCTTACTGGAATGATGGATTTCTCGGTCCTTTTTCGAACGGCCATACTCATTGGTGTGTTCTTGACCCGGATTCCCCTGAAAAGATTTGTGCTTTTGATTTTGACAATGAGACATTTAAGTTATTTCCATCTCCTCCTGTTGAAACTATCGCAGAAAGTCAGATACATTTTCGAAGTTTGGGAGTCCTCAAGGGTTGTCTAAGTCAATCGGATACGTTTGATTCTCAATTCACGATTTGGGTCATGAAAGAATACGGGATCAAGAGTTCTTGGCATAGAGAGGTGGTTATCAAACAAAGTATTTCGCCTGAATTGGATTGGGTGATGTGGGAACCAATGTATCTGCTAGAAGGTTTAAAAGATGGAACAattttgatgatctataaagagAACACATTGTTGTCATACTGTAATTGTAGCAAAACAGTTGAAGACAGAAGCATTTTCGAGCCCCAATTCACAAGATTGGCTTATCATCCTAGCTTTCTTAAACTCCTGGATTTCAAATCAGAGAAAGTTCATGTGTTCTAG
- the LOC122599983 gene encoding uncharacterized protein LOC122599983: protein MDPNIEEALRAKENAEKLFAVRDFGGARQYALRAQSLCPQLEGISQMVATFEIYAATEASMNREVDFYSILGLDPSAEKSVLKRRYKKMAVLLHPDKNKTVGADEAFKLVSEAWAVLSDNVKRNLYDAKRNKQLSAATYGNPGVSGSESTPRLDTFWTVCTSCRVQYEYLRKYVNKRLSCKNCRGVFTAVETGSAPVAYTPWAYTSENGYANHSYNAGSYVPSTSVCFTSNGPTVMHPTQGYEYAGTVAFQWKTSDSNGVPSRSVDSSRSKVNGRHRPGDTQAPRMGRPPKKRKIENGEVGIRTEQDLVVNNLNGNGSDIPTRVYSVAPAFDARKLLIEKARSVIRCKLKEMKLASATKSENNGKMLKKSSSMAITVPDPDFHDFDMDRSEEVFKPKQIWAIYDEADGMPRLYCLVRQVISVKPFQLHISYLNSKPDTEFGINKSCGIFKVSHSDFVDQVNIFSHYLGREKAGKGAIVNIYPKRGDIWAIFKNWSESWSKKTLKKVRQQYEMVEVLDDYTEKLGVSVTPLVKLEGYKTVYQRNPNKNAVRIIPRKEMVRFSHQVPSCLLKGQGLNLPDGCWDLDPAATPEQLLQADAHEEEKKVGVATTGVEGPYIHLL from the coding sequence ATGGATCCGAACATTGAGGAAGCTCTCAGAGCAAAAGAGAATGCAGAGAAGTTATTTGCGGTGAGAGATTTTGGAGGTGCGAGGCAGTATGCTTTGAGGGCCCAAAGTTTATGCCCTCAACTGGAGGGTATTTCTCAAATGGTAGCTACATTTGAAATATACGCAGCTACAGAGGCGAGTATGAATCGGGAAGTTGATTTTTATTCAATTCTTGGATTGGATCCATCTGCAGAGAAGTCAGTACTGAAAAGACGCTATAAAAAGATGGCTGTTCTTCTTCACCCTGACAAGAACAAGACAGTTGGAGCTGATGAGGCTTTTAAGCTTGTGTCTGAGGCGTGGGCCGTGTTATCTGATAATGTGAAAAGAAATTTGTATGACGCGAAAAGAAATAAACAGTTATCGGCTGCAACTTATGGTAATCCTGGTGTTTCAGGTTCGGAGAGTACTCCGAGACTCGACACGTTCTGGACTGTGTGCACCTCATGTCGGGTTCAGTATGAATATCTTAGAAAATATGTGAACAAAAGACTTTCTTGCAAGAATTGTCGAGGGGTTTTTACAGCTGTTGAAACAGGATCAGCCCCAGTGGCTTATACTCCTTGGGCTTATACTTCTGAAAATGGATATGCCAACCACTCATACAATGCGGGTTCCTATGTGCCAAGCACCTCGGTATGTTTTACGAGCAATGGGCCCACTGTTATGCATCCTACACAAGGCTATGAGTATGCAGGCACTGTAGCATTTCAGTGGAAAACTTCGGATTCTAATGGTGTACCTTCTAGATCTGTCGACAGTAGTAGATCAAAGGTAAACGGGAGACACCGCCCTGGGGATACACAGGCTCCTAGGATGGGCAGGCCTCCTAAGAAACGAAAGATAGAAAATGGGGAAGTGGGTATTAGAACTGAACAAGATTTGGTAGTTAACAACTTAAATGGAAATGGTAGTGATATTCCAACTAGAGTATACTCGGTTGCCCCTGCTTTTGATGCTAGAAAGTTGTTAATTGAGAAGGCTAGATCGGTAATTCGTTGcaagttaaaagaaatgaaattagCTTCTGCTACAAAGTCCGAAAATAATGGAAAAATGCTCAAGAAAAGTAGTTCAATGGCAATAACGGTCCCTGATCCAGATTTCCATGATTTTGACATGGATAGATCTGAGGAGGTCTTTAAGCCAAAACAAATATGGGCTATATATGATGAAGCAGACGGGATGCCCCGCCTTTATTGTCTGGTCCGCCAGGTCATCTCTGTGAAACCATTTCAGCTTCATATCAGTTACTTAAACTCAAAACCTGACACTGAATTTGGAATCAATAAATCGTGTGGAATTTTCAAGGTTTCTCATTCTGACTTTGTTGACCAAGTCAACATCTTTTCTCATTATTTGGGCCGAGAAAAGGCTGGCAAAGGTGCGATTGTCAACATTTACCCTAAAAGAGGCGACATATGGGCGATTTTCAAGAACTGGTCAGAGAGTTGGagtaaaaaaacattaaaaaaagtgaGGCAACAGTATGAAATGGTGGAGGTTCTTGATGATTATACTGAAAAACTTGGAGTCTCTGTGACACCTTTGGTCAAATTAGAAGGATACAAGACTGTGTATCAAAGGAACCCAAACAAGAACGCTGTTCGGATAATTCCAAGAAAAGAGATGGTTCGTTTTTCGCACCAGGTTCCATCTTGCTTGCTAAAAGGTCAAGGCCTGAACTTGCCAGATGGATGTTGGGATCTTGACCCTGCTGCTACACCAGAACAACTTCTTCAGGCTGATGCGCATGAAGAGGAAAAGAAGGTCGGCGTTGCTACAACAGGTGTGGAAGGTCCTTATATTCATTTACTTTGA